The DNA region CGAGGTGGCAGGCCTGCTTGGTAAGTTGTGCCCTCTGCCGGCATCTGTTTATTACGCCTCTGCTCTCGACCACGCTGCCAGTGCTCTCTCCCTTCACGTGGCATCGGCCTGTGTTGGCATGGTCTGATGTGGTCAGTTGCTGCATGCCCCCCAGTTTTGCCATATGTTTGTGTATTCCAGTGGCACTCGGCTGGCATGAACCTGAAGTTCTAAATGGGCTGTAATGCACTCTTCGGCCACTAGGTGGTGCCCATCTGCTTTGTGCTCCTTTGCTCTGTTTCACACATGGTCGGCCTGGCACTGCCACAGCAGGAGTGCCCAAGCAGAAACTGTTCTGGGTGTTTTTAGTGTTTCTTGGCGTGCCCATCATGAGTGTGGCCTGTGTATCTTACAGGTGACATCGGTGGGCAGATGGGCCTGTTTGTGGGTGCCAGCATCCTGACCATCCTGGAGCTCTTTGACTACATGTACGAGGTCAGTGCAGCGGTTCTGTGCCAGGCGCCCAGCCAGTCGTCTCCCGCTCACCCTGCTGTCTCTTCATTGGTTGTGCTTGTGTCTCCTTGCCAGGTGCTGAAGGAGCGCTTGCTGGACTTCCTGaataaggaggaggaggaggccaaCCGGGACGAGAACGTGGTAAGGAGTGTGCCCGTCTGGGCCCAGTGCTCTGATGCCAGCGCCGGCGTAATGTTGTACATCTTTCTCTTGTTACTTCAGGGCCCTTGTGACCCCCTGCCAAACCACTCGGAGACCATCAGCCACACAGTCAGCGTTCCACTGCAGACCACGCTGGGTACTTTGGAGGAAATCGCCTGCTGATGGTGCCAGGCTGGCAGACGCCGAAGGAAGAGACTGGCACTTTGCACTGTGACCCACTCTGGGAGAGACTCACCCGTTCGTGGACACCGGATGGCTCCGATGCCGTCCTCTCGAAGTGTCGCCCGCCGCAGCGGCAGGGGGCGCTCTTGCATGTCCCTCCTTTGGACACTTTTCTATGATGAGGTCGGGGCGGCGCACGCTGGGCTGCCGTCGTGTCCGACTTTTCAGGTCCGTCTCGTTTGTTGACCGAACCCGCCACCATCCACGTGCACCCTGCACAGACGAAGAGGCCGGTGCTGGTCCGGTGGTCAGTCCGCTCGTGCCCACCGTGCGCGCGCGCGCAGCCCTTCCGCgggcgtcttttttttttttctttttcttccctctCCTGTTGCGCAAGAAGTGCGCGCGCTCGTCAGAGGGCGGGAAGGAAAAGCCTGGGCAGCTTCGGCACTACGTGCGCGCGCacgcgctcgctcgctcgctcggcgtcacagaagcagcagcagcaacagcagtcgGATGGCGTCCAGGGGAGGGTACCCGATGAGCGCGGTGCCCGGGGGTCTCCGAGTGCCCCCCAGCGTGCAGCAAAGTCCGGCATTCCGAGCCGTGGGGCCCGCCTCGCCCTCCCCCTTTCAGCAGGTAAACGGGGGGCTTCGAGTCGTAAAGGCGGGCGAAGCTCCGCACTTCCGCGTTCGGGGTTACCCTCCGCTAGGGAGCGGGCGCGCACTGGTGTGTTGTGGGCATTTTCTATAGCGCCTTCGTCGGCTGGTCGGTTCGTTGGCTGGCCGGCTGGCTACTTGGCCTCCTGCTTCCTCCCGCAGGGCAGACTGGCAGCGCAGCAGCTTTGGATGGGCACGGGGCTGAAAGTGGCGGCCGCCGCCGTCGACTTCCGCGTTTTGGGCTCGAGTTGGTGAGCTCGCCATGCGGAGCGGGCCGACACGCCGGAGAATCAAACCATAGAGGAGGACTCGAGCGGCCGCCAGCCTCGCGCTCTCCGTCACGGGTTTCTGGGCACGGAGCTCCTGCCATGGCACCTTTGCTTTCCTGCCCtggtttgctttgctttgttttttttccattgactTTTCCTATAAAATTGGACTTCATGATAACTTTGGTGTCTTGTGGTGTTTTTGCTGCTGACCGGCCAGAAGGGACTTGAGGGGGTTTATAGGGGTCAACAGCTCTGGCAGCGTGTGGCCCCCTGAATGTGCCAGCTGGGAGTCGGTGGCGTGGGGTAGAAATGGGTTCAAGGTCAGGGGGGGCATCAGGCACCAAATCTTAGCCCACCCACGTGCACTTGGAGCACCTCAAGCGTGAGTGGCACTGCCAGCCTACACGTACCCATTCACACGCCATAAACACGGCCGGCTGAGGTGAGGAACTTGGAAGACGCCTGGCTGAGCCGCCATGTATGCTGGCATCGTGGGATGAGAGTGTGAAGGTGGGCTTCACGCACCTGCCAGGAGGACGTGAGGGATGGCAATAGGAGCCCCAAATGTCAATCAGAGCCGTCAAAGGAGACCTTGATGTCCTCTTAATGCAGACACGAGCGGTGTTGGTGACTTTAGTTAGAGGGTCTCCACGGGGTACGTGGGGTGGGATGGAGACGGCCAGAGCACATGGGCTGTACAGGTGGTGGACGTCGATCGTGACATTCTGAGAGCCCCGGTGCCCTCCGTCAGGGGTCTCAGTTTGAGTTCAGATGAGACGAATGAATGAAGAGATTCCAGGTAACGTCAAGACGGACCACCAGCCGAGTGGAGCACAGTGACCTTAAGTGGCCGTTGCAATTGAGGGGTCCCAGTTCAGAGCCACAGCAGATAGGAATCAGGGACCATCTGTCATTCAGCTCTGGGTGGGCTGCTGGGGGTCCGCTTGGCCAGTTTTCTTTAGCCTCCACGGCCCACAATGACTCTGCCCTTCAGTGGCTTTGTTTCCTTTCACGTCCGTCGTTGCGAGTCCCTTGAACATGTGACCTGCGACTCGCTGTGATTGGACAACAGGAGGGAGGAGCCAGTTGAAGGCGCCAGTGAAGCCAAGATGTCCACGGGTGAATTTTCTTCATCTGCTCAATCGTGAGGAGCTAGGCGGGACATGCTGTCCTGGGGGTGAGGCATTTGAGCGCAGACCTCCACAGATGTGGGGTGGCATGGTGCCCAGGGCTGCGTGGCACTTTACGCTCCTGCACTCTGCTCGTTGTCCCCCGTGGTGCTGAAGCCTTCATCAGGAATATAAAACGAGTGAGAGTCGAGCTGCTAACGTGAGGAAGGGCACCAGCAGGGCGGTGGGCCGAAGTGCTGCCACATCCACGATGGCCGCCCTCAAGTTGAGGAGGTGCCATCGGGCACCGGGGGGGGGCCGTCTCTTATTGTGTGCCTTTCTCACCAGTGATGTCTGTCTCTTTTCAGCGCCCAGGGATGTCCCCCAGTCGTGCCATGCCAATGGGTTTGGGCACAATCCCTGGGCCCTCCTTTGGAGCTGGGCCTCCCATGAGAGCTGGCATCCCGCAGTCTGGAATGGATCCTTTCCGCAAGAGGTTTCTGcagcagcagcagggactggcCAACCAACGGAAAGGGTAGGTGTCCCGTGGTGACCCGTGGGAGTGGCCCTCCGGTACCCACCATGCCCCTTTGGGTGGCGAGCTGCTGCAAAGGGGCTGGGATTGGGCCAGTCCAGGTGAGTGCAGGTCCTGTCAGTGGAGCCTGTAAGGGGGCTGGCATTGTGCCCCTGCGATTCTGCTGCCAGTGTGAATCTTGTATGCATGGCATGTCACCAATCTGCATCTCCTCTTCTCTTTTCAGTCTCAAGAGACGCAAGATGGCAGACCGAATACTTCCTCAGCGGGTAacgttctgtgtgtgtgtgtgtatgtgaggttCTGCTCCGCTCTGCTCTTGGTCCTCGCCCCCCATCGTGCCACTCCTCTCACACAGGTTGACACTTCATCGTGGACTTCCTCCAAACTGTCACTCGGTGTACACAGACAGTCACATCAAGCCAGTGACTCCGTTTTTGGGACCCCACTGCTGGCACTTGGGCTCTTGTTGTCTTTTTGGGTCATTGCCCGCTGGTCCTCTCAGTTTTGCAGCCTTCGTCTGTGCTGAGAGTGTGGTGCCAGTCGTGGCCCACCTGCTTTGGCCCGTGCCATGATGCCATCTTTGCCGGGCGGCCTTTCCTTCCCTTCTCTGTGCCCTTGTCATTCTGGGACGCGTTGATCGCGGACGCCCATCGCACAAGTGGGCTGGTCGGGTAGACACGGGCATCTCGCCGTCCCAGGGTGGTCTTCACCAGGGTGCAGCGCACTTGTCTTCTGTGGTTTCCCGGGCCTTTACGTGATGCCAGCTCATCAGTGCCCATCTCTTTCTTGAGGGTGTGCCACATGTTGCTGTGCCCGCTCCCGTTGTCCCAGCTGTCACCCTGATGATGGCACTCTATGTTGAGAGCCCACAGCCGCAGCTTCCGAATGCAGATCCCACCCTTGGGATGACTTGGGCCCCCTGATGCAGTAATGAGGGGCTGCGCACAAAGATGGCCGCCACACACTCCTAAGCACCCCCTTGACTTACTCGCCCCGAGTGCTTCATTGCGCACCAAGTGTGTGTCACCGTCACCAGCAAAGACATCAGGCAGCGCCGAGGACCGACGGCCAAAACGTCACAAGTGGCAGACGACTGTCTCCTCGTTTTCTTCAGTGTAACGACACACACAGCGTCACAACGTCACAGCGCTTCTTGTGACATGTCATCGCGTTCCTCCCTGGCAGCCTTCAGCTGCATCGTCACCTCTTGCTTTAAAGCGACAGCAGGCACTGGTGGTCTCCTGAGCGCCAGCCCCTCAAGCTGGGGCATGAGAAGTTTGCTTCTGTCGTTTCAGCACTCGTTAACAAACCGCTCAGTCGGGCGAGTGAGAGGTGACAGCTGTCCTGGCTGCTGTGACACTGTGACGCTCCCCAAAGCATAAAGTGATCGCCAGGCGAGACCTTAGAGCAGCGGCACACGTGACGGGTGCCATCAGGATGAAAAACGTGTGGATACTAATAATGAGAGCCCCTCAAGGTGCCCCCCGAGCCTGACACACACAGGCCACGTCCACTCGAGAGTCTGGCAGCCGCACCGGCTGGCATCTCCACCATTGTGCCCCTCCACTGCAGGCTCAGCTGGAGTGCCTGGAAAAAGGTGAGCAGCAGAGGCTTTGTGTGCCCACCTCCCGCTCTTGTCATTATTGGGGCAGTGTTCTCCCATTCTACCTTTGCCAGGCCTGCCAGCGGGTAAACAAGGGCAGTGCCACCGGACATTGGCACGAGTGGTGCCAGATCATTTGCAGACCCCCAGACATTTGCTCCTTGTGTCCACAGATTCGAGAGTTGGTTCCTGAATCCCAGGCCTACATGGACCTGCTGGCCTTCGAGCGCAAACTGGACCAGACCATCGCCCGCAAGCGCATGGAGATCCAGGAGGCCATCAAGAAGCCCATCACGGTAAGTCGACGCAGACCACCACTGGCACAGAGACCCTCCGCTTGTCCGGCTTGGGTGAATGTAGTGGCGCCAAGGGATGCATAGCAGGTGGGCACTGAAGTGACGGGCCCAGGCCAGCATTTCTGTAACGTGGGTGCCCACATAAACGTCACCCCTTTCTCGGGGTTTGTTTTTTGGAATTTTCTACAGTTATGGAGGGTTGTGCCCAGTGCCACCTGGATAGGTGACAAAGTAGGAGGTGGCCCCCAAGGCCGTGCCGTTTTGTTGCAGGGCACACTGAGCACATGCATACAAAGAACTCGCCAGCTGCATACACGGGGCAACTGGGCTTACAATTGAACCTGCTGTGCCATCTGCCATTTCAACAATTTACACAGCAGGCGGGCAACAAGTTAGTGAAAAGTGTCCTCAGTTCACAGGGGATCATCTGTGGGACACATCAGCTGTGCCCCGAGACACCGGGGGTCCGCCCGGGCTGGAGTGGGCCGCGTTTGGTTGTGTTCCTGCAGTCATGTGATCCTTGGGTGCCATTTGTGGTTAAGAACAGATGAGGCAGGTGGTAACCCCCCGGGTGGTCTCGGCTCTTGGTCTCAAGTTTTACTTCAGTGGTCTTCTTCCCTCCGCAGCAAAAGCGCAAACTGCGCATCTACATCTCGAATACGTACACCCCGGGCAAAGCGGAGGGCGAGGAGGCAGAGGGCATCTCATCTTGGGAGCTCCGGGTGGAAGGGAAACTTCTGGAAGATGTGAGTGTTGAAGGGTGGCATTCAGCCAGGCACACTGGCACGAGggcagcatggcactgccaggaGGTCCGTGTACAAATCTGCTCTGTTTGTTTGCTTACCTCAGCCAGGAAAGCAGAAGAGGAAGTTCTCGTCCTTCTTCAAGAGCCTGGTGATCGAGCTGGACAAGGACCTCTACGGGCCCGACAACCACCTGGTGGAGGTAAACGAGCCGACGTCACTTGTGCCATGGACAGTCCTGTCACCAGGGGGCGCACACGCTGCGCTACCAAAATGGAGAAGAGGAGCAGCCAGGCCTGCTGGGCACAAGGCCTTGGCTGCTGAAGGTGGCACACACACTACCCGGCAGGTCCACATGAGCCCAGTGTGTGTGTGGCACATGGCAACCGTGGCACCTATTTTTCCCTTTGTCACTTCCTGTTATCCTCCGCCCAATGACATGGTGCCCTGTCTGGTCAGGTGATTTCTTAAGGTGCGCAGGGCACTGCCAGTTTCAGCACCCTTTTCCCTTTTGTTTTGCTCACTAGTGGCATCGCATGCCCACCACACAGGAGACCGATGGCTTTCAGGTGAAGAGACCCGGGGACGTCAATGTTAAGTGCACCCTGCTGCTGATGCTGGACCACCAGGTGGGTGTGCCCTTCAGACcaggaaaggcgccatataatcaAGTACTGTCCATCATGGGGCCCCCAGTGCCATGCCGTTTGTTGCCCCCACCCCTCTTAACCTTCCCCTCGGCTCTGTCATTGCAGCCCCCTCAGTACAAACTGGACCCGCGCCTGGCCCGCCTGCTGGGGGTCCACACACAGACCCGGGCGAGCATCATGCAGGCGCTGTGGCTCTACATCAAGACCAACAAGCTGCAGGACGGCCACGAGAAGGAGTACATCAACTGCAACCGCTACTTCAGACAGGTGAGGGG from Erpetoichthys calabaricus chromosome 14, fErpCal1.3, whole genome shotgun sequence includes:
- the smarcd2 gene encoding SWI/SNF-related matrix-associated actin-dependent regulator of chromatin subfamily D member 2 isoform X2 codes for the protein MASRGGYPMSAVPGGLRVPPSVQQSPAFRAVGPASPSPFQQRPGMSPSRAMPMGLGTIPGPSFGAGPPMRAGIPQSGMDPFRKRFLQQQQGLANQRKGLKRRKMADRILPQRIRELVPESQAYMDLLAFERKLDQTIARKRMEIQEAIKKPITQKRKLRIYISNTYTPGKAEGEEAEGISSWELRVEGKLLEDWHRMPTTQETDGFQVKRPGDVNVKCTLLLMLDHQPPQYKLDPRLARLLGVHTQTRASIMQALWLYIKTNKLQDGHEKEYINCNRYFRQIFSCTRMKFSEIPMKLASLLQHPDPIIINHMISVDPNDQKKTACYDIDVEVDDPLKGQMSGFLSSTTKDQEIAALEMKIHETIESINQLKIQRDFMLSFSSSPQEFIQDWLKSQCHDLKLMTDITGNAEEERRTEFYEAAWAQEAVGRYIFSKVQQRRQELEQVLGIRLT
- the smarcd2 gene encoding SWI/SNF-related matrix-associated actin-dependent regulator of chromatin subfamily D member 2 isoform X1; translation: MASRGGYPMSAVPGGLRVPPSVQQSPAFRAVGPASPSPFQQRPGMSPSRAMPMGLGTIPGPSFGAGPPMRAGIPQSGMDPFRKRFLQQQQGLANQRKGLKRRKMADRILPQRIRELVPESQAYMDLLAFERKLDQTIARKRMEIQEAIKKPITQKRKLRIYISNTYTPGKAEGEEAEGISSWELRVEGKLLEDPGKQKRKFSSFFKSLVIELDKDLYGPDNHLVEWHRMPTTQETDGFQVKRPGDVNVKCTLLLMLDHQPPQYKLDPRLARLLGVHTQTRASIMQALWLYIKTNKLQDGHEKEYINCNRYFRQIFSCTRMKFSEIPMKLASLLQHPDPIIINHMISVDPNDQKKTACYDIDVEVDDPLKGQMSGFLSSTTKDQEIAALEMKIHETIESINQLKIQRDFMLSFSSSPQEFIQDWLKSQCHDLKLMTDITGNAEEERRTEFYEAAWAQEAVGRYIFSKVQQRRQELEQVLGIRLT